The following proteins are co-located in the Manihot esculenta cultivar AM560-2 chromosome 9, M.esculenta_v8, whole genome shotgun sequence genome:
- the LOC110622522 gene encoding putative white-brown complex homolog protein 30 yields MEMSGDGEKIRIFWLPHVLLLLMVVLYLLPCAHCEDGDDYRRTGNPVLLPMLTESIYKRLSNLSIIFSDSILDTANFCIKNVKADWDRAFNYNGNLDFISNCLKKTKGDITHRLCTAAEIKFYFISHFQRGGTKANYLKPNKNCNLTSWPPGCEPGWGCIADMNEKVDIENSKEMPVRTRDCQPCCEGFFCPQGLTCMIPCPLGSYCPAAKLNDTTGICEPYGYQIPPGQPDHGCGSADTWSDVGSDSEIFCPPGSYCPSTTVKVPCSSGHYCMMGSTTQTSCFKLTNCGANTANQSLHAYGGILIVSLTTLLLIIVNCSDQALSTRERKAAKSREAAARHARETAQARERWKAAKEEVRNRATGLQQQLSRAFSRQVKPRSEDNLSSVTSSESNQSSKAAKGNKKEPSSLAKIIQSLEDDPNNDEGFNLEIGGKKQMPKGKQLHTHSQIFKYAYGQLEKERALQQEQKNLTFSGLISRASDTDIKTRPVIEVAFKDLTLTLKGKKKHLLRCVTGKIMPGRVSAVMGPSGAGKTTFLSALAGKVTGCTMEGLILINGKNESIHSYKRIIGFVPQDDIVHGNLTVEENLRFSARCRLPDDMPKADKVLVIERVIESLGLQAIRDSLVGTVEKRGISGGQRKRVNVGLEMVMEPSLLILDEPTSGLDSASSQLLLKALRREAIEGVNICMVLHQPSYALYKMFDDLILLAKGGLTVYHGSTKKVEEYFAGLGIIVPERVTPPDHFIDILEGIIKPNGNITREQLPIRWMLHNGYPVPPDMLHHVDSLGRDTITSDTDDPNAVAIEQSFAGDLWEDVKCNVEIQKDHIQHNFLKSKDLSNRRTPSASHQFRYFLGRVTKQRLREARLQAVDYLVLLLAGACLGTLTKMDDETFGTTGYTFTVIAISLLCKIAALRSFSLDKLHYWRESASGISSLAYFLSRDTLDHFNTIVKPLVYLSMFYFFNNPRSTFIDNYIILVCLVYCVTGIAYVFAIHLGPTPAQLWSVLTPVVLTLVATQEQQSKFVKILGNFCYPKWAMEAFIIANAQRYSGVWLLTRCRSLLTNDYDIGHWSLCLELLILTGIFSRFTAYFLLITFQKK; encoded by the exons ATGGAAATGAGCGGAGACGGAGAGAAAATTAGAATTTTCTGGCTACCTCATGTTCTATTACTTCTTATGGTTGTTTTATATTTACTGCCTTGTGCACATTGTGAGGATGGGGATGATTATAGACGAACTGGAAACCCTGTCTTGCTTCCCATGCTGACAGAATCGATCTATAAACGGCTTTCAAATCTCAGCATAATATTTAGTGATTCTATATTGGACACAGCTAATTTTTGCATAAAGAATGT AAAAGCAGATTGGGATAGGGCATTCAATTATAATGGGAACTTGGATTTCATAAGTAATTGTTTAAAGAAGACTAAAG GGGATATCACACACCGATTATGTACAGCAGCAGAAATCAAATTCTATTTCATTAGTCACTTTCAAAGGGGGGGAACAAAGGCAAATTACTTAAAACCTAACAAGAATTGCAATTTGACCTCTTGGCCTCCTGGATGTGAACCGGGATGGGGTTGTATTGCTGACATGAATGAGAAAGTTGATATTGAAAATTCAAAGGAAATGCCTGTGAGGACTCGTGATTGCCAACCTTGTTGTGAGGGATTCTTTTGTCCTCAAGGTCTCACTTGCATGATAC CTTGCCCCTTAGGTTCTTATTGTCCAGCTGCAAAACTCAATGACACAACAGGAATATGTGAACC ATATGGTTATCAAATACCTCCAGGACAACCAGATCATGGTTGTGGTAGTGCAGATACATGGTCTGATGTTGGTAGTGATAGTGAAATATTTTGTCCTCCAGGATCATATTGCCCAAGTACAACAGTTAAAGTTCCTTGCAGTAGTGG ACATTACTGCATGATGGGTTCCACCACTCAAACAT CATGCTTCAAGTTGACTAACTGTGGAGCAAATACTGCAAACCAAAGTCTCCATGCTTATGGGGGAATCCTAATT GTTTCATTGACTACTCTACTTCTCATTATTGTTAACTGCTCAGACCAAGCTCTCTCCACACGAGAAAGAAAAGCGGCCAAATCCAGAGAAGCTGCAGCAAGGCATGCGAGAGAAACTGCACAAGCACGTGAAAGGTGGAAAGCTGCAAAAGAGGAAGTTAGGAACCGTGCAACTGGATTACAACAACAGCTCTCCCGGGCATTTTCTCGTCAAGTTAAACCTAGGTCAGAGGATAACTTATCATCCGTGACTTCAAGTGAATCAAACCAATCATCCAAAGCCGCAAAAGGAAACAAAAAAGAACCAAGTAGCCTTGCAAAAATAATTCAATCTCTCGAGGATGATCCAAATAACGACGAAGGCTTTAATCTGGAGATTGGAGGTAAAAAGCAAATGCCAAAAGGTAAACAGTTGCACACTCATAGCCAAATTTTCAAGTATGCATATGGTCAACTCGAGAAGGAGAGAGCTTTGCAGCAAGAGCAAAAGAACTTGACCTTCTCAGGGCTAATATCAAGGGCTTCTGATACTGATATAAAGACAAGACCGGTGATAGAGGTTGCTTTTAAAGATCTAACCCTTACtttgaaagggaaaaaaaaacatCTTCTTAGATGTGTCACTGGAAAAATCATGCCAGGTCGAGTTTCTGCTGTCATGGGTCCATCAGGAGCTGGCAAGACAACTTTTCTTTCTGCTTTGGCAGGAAAAGTAACTGGATGTACCATGGAAGGTTTAATTCTTATAAATGGTAAAAATGAATCCATTCATTCCTATAAGAGAATTATTGGTTTTGTGCCACAAGATGATATCGTGCATGGAAACTTGACAGTGGAAGAGAATCTTCGATTTAGTGCAAGATGCAG ATTACCTGATGACATGCCTAAAGCTGACAAGGTCCTAGTTATTGAAAGAGTTATCGAGTCATTAGGATTACAGGCAATTAGAGATTCTTTAGTTGGGACAGTAGAGAAAAGAGGAATTTCGGGAGGCCAAAGGAAACGTGTGAATGTTGGACTTGAAATGGTCATGGAACCTTCATTATTGATTTTAGATGAGCCCACATCAGGTTTGGATAGTGCATCTTCACAATTGCTTCTAAAAGCTCTACGACGAGAAGCTATTGAAGGAGTAAACATCTGCATGGTACTCCATCAGCCTAG CTATGCACTGTACAAGATGTTTGATGATTTAATACTTCTGGCAAAAGGTGGTCTTACTGTGTATCATGGTTCCACAAAGAAAGTTGAAGAATACTTTGCTGGCCTTGGGATTATTGTACCAGAGCGTGTTACTCCTCCTGATCACTTCATTGACATTCTGGAGGGTATAATTAAACCAAATGGAAATATAACTCGTGAACAATTGCCTATCAGATGGATGCTGCATAATGGGTATCCAGTGCCTCCAGATATGTTGCATCATGTTGATTCACTTGGTAGAGATACAATTACAAGTGATACAGATGATCCTAATGCTGTAGCTATTGAACAATCTTTTGCTGGAGATTTATGGGAGGATGTGAAATGTAATGTTGAGATACAGAAAGATCATATACAACATAATTTTTTGAAGTCTAAGGATCTATCCAATCGTAGAACTCCTAGTGCATCTCACCAATTTAGATATTTCCTTGGAAG GGTTACCAAACAACGATTACGAGAAGCTAGACTGCAAGCGGTTGATTATTTGGTCTTATTACTAGCTGGAGCATGCTTAGGAACTCTTACAAAAATGGATGATGAAACATTTGGAACCACTGGCTATACTTTTACTGTCATTGCTATTT CATTATTATGCAAGATTGCAGCTTTAAGATCATTTTCTCTTGATAAATTACACTACTGGAGAGAGAGTGCATCTGGAATCAGCAGTCTAGCCTATTTTCTATCAAGAGATACACTTGACCATTTTAACACAATTGTCAAACCTCTGGTTTATTTATCCATGTTCTATTTCTTCAATAATCCTAGGTCAACTTTCATCgacaattatattattttggttTGCCTTGTCTACTGTGTGACTGGTATAGCTTATGTTTTTGCCATCCATCTTGGACCTACTCCTGCCCAACTG TGGTCAGTGCTTACTCCTGTTGTCCTGACTCTTGTTGCAACTCAAGAGCAACAAAGCAAATTTGTTAAGATTTTGGGAAATTTTTGCTACCCAAAATGGGCCATGGAAGCTTTTATCATTGCAAATGCTCAAAG GTACTCTGGAGTCTGGTTGTTAACTCGATGCCGCTCGTTATTAACAAACGACTATGATATTGGACATTGGTCTCTTTGTCTAGAACTCCTTATTCTTACTGGCATATTCAGTCGTTTTACAGCTTACTTTCTGCTAATCACCTTCCAAAAAAAGTGA